The window ATAGTCTTATGACTTGCTTGATGATGTACACAATAAAAAAGAGAGCAAGCGTTATAATTTCTTCTTTTTCCATTTTTCGAAAGGGGTCGAGCGTTTTTAAAAACGCATTTTGATATCGGTACCCTAACAGTAAATCGAGTGAAAAAATTAAAGCGAAAAGAACCGCGATGATTAAAAGAACGGTAAAAATGACCTTCATGATGACATCCTCACAACATATGTTTTCTTTATTTTTCTCTATTTTGTCCCAGATCATGTAAGAAAAAAAGTTCGTATAATCTCCACGGTATATGCGGGAAACTACAGATACATCCATTTTTTGAAAACGAGGGATTATGATGGGATTGTTTAAGAAAATGTTCTTTCATAAAGGCAAAAAGAACAAACAGAAAAAACAGGTGAGCAAAAAACAAGAGCAATTAGGACAATCCAAAAATGTGCCAAAAGGAGATATAGAGAAATCGCTTGCGACCAATATAGATGTCATCAAAGAAACAACGGGCAACAGCAGCGATATCATTGTTCGTGTCATCAAAATGGGTCAGGAAGCGGATGTCACAGCTGCCATTATTTATACGGAAGGGCTTGTAGACGATCTGACCGTAAAAGACTTTTTGATAGAATCGGCCATGAAAGATACGAACGAACAAAATTTGGAAAACCCGAAGTTAGCGCTTCAGGTATTGAAAGAAAAAATTTTACCGATCGGAGAAGTGAAGGAATTAGATTGTTGGGAAGATTTGTTTACCAATTTAATGACGGGACAAACGATCATCCTGGTAGATGGCGTTTCTAAAGCGTTAACGGCTAATACAAGAGGAGGGGAAAAGCGGCAAATATCGGAGCCGGTTACGGAAATTTCCATTCGCGGGCCGAAGGACAGTTTTACGGAAACGATCCGAACAAACAGTGCCTTAATCAGAAAAAGAATTAAAAATCCGAATCTATGGCTGGAATCCATGAAAATTGGCAAAGTGACGCAGACAGATGTGGCGATTATGTATATTAAAGGAATTGTCAATGAAAAAGTGGTAGAGGAAGTCAGGATAAGGTTAAAGCGGATCAATATCGATAGTATTCTGGAGACTGGCTACATAGAACAGCTGATTGAGGACAAAACGTTTACTACTTTTCCAACGTTGTTTCATACCGAAAGACCGGATGTGGCGGCGGCTAATTTATTGGAAGGAAGAGTAGCGATATTGGTGGATGGCACACCATATGTCCTCTTGGCGCCGGCCGTTTTTATCCAGTTTTTTCAGGCGGTGGATGATTATTATGGCAGGTTTGATCTTAGTTCTGCCCTCCGTTTTTTACGAGTGCTGATTTTTTTTATTTCTC of the Bacillus smithii genome contains:
- a CDS encoding spore germination protein, producing MFFHKGKKNKQKKQVSKKQEQLGQSKNVPKGDIEKSLATNIDVIKETTGNSSDIIVRVIKMGQEADVTAAIIYTEGLVDDLTVKDFLIESAMKDTNEQNLENPKLALQVLKEKILPIGEVKELDCWEDLFTNLMTGQTIILVDGVSKALTANTRGGEKRQISEPVTEISIRGPKDSFTETIRTNSALIRKRIKNPNLWLESMKIGKVTQTDVAIMYIKGIVNEKVVEEVRIRLKRINIDSILETGYIEQLIEDKTFTTFPTLFHTERPDVAAANLLEGRVAILVDGTPYVLLAPAVFIQFFQAVDDYYGRFDLSSALRFLRVLIFFISLVGPAIYIAATTFHQEMIPTPLVIALAAQRESVPFPAFVEAMIMEVTFEILREAGVRLPRAIGQTVSIVGAIVLGQSAVQAGFVSPAMLIVVSITAIANFATPAYSIAISARLIRFIIAVMAATFGFYGCLMGILVMVIHLCSLRSFGVPYMTPLAPFIPANFGDTVVRKPIWEYKERPRIISQSNITRAGEHQRPQPPDHSYSQKENEKGEKNDS